From a region of the Corvus moneduloides isolate bCorMon1 chromosome 27, bCorMon1.pri, whole genome shotgun sequence genome:
- the NSD3 gene encoding histone-lysine N-methyltransferase NSD3 isoform X1, translating to MDFSFSFMQGIMGNTIQQPPQLIDSANIRQEEAFDGSSDIAEDGGRTPYEAALQQGFQYPTPTAEELPPLTNGYPPAISMYEPQAKYQTYAQYPNGSANGFGTVRNFSPPEYYQMENSNARPHEVLEKPSPPQPPPPPPPSAPQVGIPKKTGSPEIKLKITKTIQNGRELFESSLCGDLLNEVQAREYAKAKHEGRKEKRKKSSKHDSSRSEERKSHKIPKLEPEEQNRPNERLSTLSERPREDAVLEEAPVQQLLPSLPTQVTHDVKFQVGDLVWSKVGTYPWWPCMVSCDPQLDVHTKINTRGAREYHVQFFSNQPERAWVHEKRVREYQGHKQYEQLLAEAAKQASNHSEKQKIRKPRPQRERAQWDIGIAHAEKALKMSREERIEQYTFIYVDQEPEEALAKAKKTAASKSEAKKNRRPKPVPNAQPEHASVAAGSSPSSAEARRQGQRRQSSVEEEEAPPVKIAWKTAAARKSLPASITMHNLDLQKCNMSPVVKIEQVFALQNAAGDGKLIDQFVYSTKGVGNKTEISIKGQEKLNSSSAQRSEKAVVQNVSSPETTSGAAGSVEKKQQRRSIRTRSESEKSTEVVPKKKIKKEQVETVPLAAVKTGLQKGASEISDSCKPLKKRSRASTDMELTSSAYRDTSDSDSRGLNDLQGSFGKRSDSPSATADADASDVQSVDSSLSRRGTGTSKKDTVCQICESTGESLLACEGECCSVFHLECLGLKAMPEEKFICTECKNGEHTCFSCKLPGKDVKRCSVSTCGKFYHEACVRKFATALFESRGFRCPQHCCTACSMDKDMHKASKGRMARCLRCPVAYHSGDGCIAAGSLFVSSHILICSNHSKRTHSSSAVNVGFCFVCARGLVVQDHSDPLFSSYAYKSHYLLNESNRAELMKLPMIPPPSSASKKKCEKGGKLLCCESCPASFHPECLSIEMPEGCWNCNDCKAGKKLRYKQIVWVKLGNYRWWPAEICNPRSVPLNIQGLKHDIGDFPVFFFGSHDYYWVHQGRVFPYVEGDKSFAEGQTSINKTFKKALEEAAKRFQELKAQRESKEALEIERNSRKPPPYKHIKSNKVIGKVQIQVADLSEIPRCNCKPSDENPCGLESECLNRMLQYECHPQVCPAGERCQNQCFTKRLYPDAEIIKTERRGWGLRTKRSIKKGEFVNEYVGELIDEEECRLRIKRAHENSVTNFYMLTVTKDRIIDAGPKGNYSRFMNHSCNPNCETQKWTVNGDIRVGLFALCDIPAGMELTFNYNLDCLGNGRTECHCGAENCSGFLGVRPKTAFATANEEKVKNAKLKQKKRKIKTEQKQMHEDNCFQCGDGGELVMCDKKDCPKAYHLLCLNLTQPPFGKWECPWHQCDICSNPAVSFCEFCPHSFCKDHEKGALVPSALDSHLCCSAHDPKSPVAPEYWSKIKCKLEAQNAVEEAKE from the exons atggatttctctttctctttcatgcAAGGGATCATGGGAAACACAATTCAGCAACCACCTCAACTCATTGACTCCGCCAACATCCGCCAAGAGGAGGCCTTTGATGGCAGCAGTGACATTGCTGAGGATGGGGGCCGGACGCCGTACGAGGCCGCGCTGCAGCAAGGCTTCCAGTACCCCACGCCCACGGCAGAGGAGCTGCCCCCCCTCACCAACGGGTATCCCCCGGCCATCAGCATGTACGAACCCCAAGCCAAATACCAGACGTACGCTCAGTATCCCAATGGATCGGCCAATGGCTTTGGAACAGTCAGGAACTTCAGTCCCCCGGAGTATTACCAAATGGAGAACTCTAACGCGAGGCCGCATGAAGTTCTGGAAAAaccttcccctccccagccgCCACCTCCACCACCACCTTCAGCTCCACAAGTGGGGATTCCAAAGAAGACTGGCTCACCAGAGATCAAACTCAAAATAACCAAAACTATCCAGAACGGCAGGGAATTGTTTGAGTCCTCTCTGTGTGGGGACCTGTTGAATGAAGTCCAAGCGAGGGAGTACGCTAAGGCAAAACAtgaagggaggaaagagaaaaggaaaaaaagtagcaaGCATGACTCTTCCCGATCGGAAGAGCGCAAGTCGCACAAAATTCCAAAATTAGAACCAGAGGAGCAAAAT AGACCAAACGAGAGGCTTAGCACACTCTCTGAGAGACCAAGAGAAGACGCAGTGCTGGAGGAAGCCCCG GTCCAGCAGCTCTTGCCATCCCTTCCAACGCAGGTCACCCACGACGTCAAGTTCCAGGTTGGGGATCTCGTTTGGTCCAAGGTGGGGACGTACCCGTGGTGGCCTTGCATGGTGTCGTGTGATCCACAGCTTGACGTGCATACCAAAATTAATACAAGAG GTGCCCGGGAATACCACGTCCAGTTCTTCAGCAACCAGCCGGAGCGGGCCTGGGTGCACGAGAAGCGCGTTCGGGAGTACCAAGGGCACAAACAATATGAGCAGTTACTGGCTGAGGCAGCCAAGCAAGCCAGCAACCACTCCGAAAAACAGAAG ATTCGCAAGCCCCGGCCGCAGAGGGAGCGAGCCCAGTGGGACATTGGCATTGCCCACGCCGAGAAGGCGCTGAAAATGAGCCGGGAAGAGAGGATAGAACAGTACACCTTCATTTACGTAGACCAAGAGCCAGAGGAGGCTTTGGCCAAAGCCAAAAAGACTGCTGCTTCCAAATCGGAGGCCAAGAAGAACCGCCGGCCGAAGCCGGTGCCGAACGCGCAGCCGGAACACGCCAGCGTGGCGGCAGGGTCGTCACCTTCCAGCGCTGAGGCGCGGAGGCAGGGCCAGCGGAGGCAGTCCAgcgtggaggaggaggaggcaccGCCCGTGAAAATCGCATGGAAAACAGCTGCAGCTAGGAAGTCCCTACCAGCTTCGATAACCATGCACAACTTGGATCTGCAAAAGTGTAACATGTCTCCAGTTGTTAAAATTGAACAGGTTTTTGCCCTTCAGAATGCTGCTGGGGATGGAAAACTCATCGATCAGTTTGTTTATTCCACCAAG ggaGTTggtaacaaaacagaaataagcaTCAAAGGACAAGAGAAACTTAATTCTTCATCAGCTCAGAGAAGTGAAAAAGCAGTGGTGCAAAACGTGTCCTCTCCTGAGACAACTTCTGGGGCAGCAG gtTCTGTAGAAAAGAAGCAACAGAGAAGATCGATTCGAACCCGCTCCGAGTCTGAGAAATCCACCGAAGTTGTGCCAAAGAAGAAGATCAAAAAGGAGCAG gTTGAAACGGTTCCACTGGCAGCAGTGAAGACGGGGTTGCAGAAAG GTGCCAGTGAGATTTCAGACTCCTGTAAACCCTTAAAGAAGAGAAGTCGTGCCTCCACGGACATGGAACTGACCAGCTCAGCCTACAGGGACACGTCTGACTCTGATTCCAGAGGACTCAATGATTTACAG gGCAGTTTTGGGAAGCGTTCAGACAGCCCCTCAGCCACTGCCGACGCCGATGCCTCGGATGTGCAGTCGGTGgactccagcctgtccaggagAGGAACTGGAACAAGTAAAAAAGACACTGTTTGTCAG ATCTGCGAGAGCACTGGCGAGTCGCTGCTGGCCTGCGAGGGCGAGTGCTGCAGCGTGTTCCACTTGGAGTGTCTCGGCCTGAAGGCCATGCCTGAGGAAAAGTTCATCTGCACCGAGTGTAAGAATG GAGAGCACACGTGCTTTTCCTGCAAGCTCCCTGGCAAAGATGTGAAGCGCTGCTCCGTCAGCACCTGCGGGAAGTTCTACCACGAGGCCTGTGTGCGCAAGTTTGCCACGGCCCTGTTCGAGTCCCGGGGCTTCCGCTGCCCgcagcactgctgcactgcCTGCTCCATGGACAAGGACATGCATAAAGCCAGCAAAG GTCGCATGGCGAGATGTCTGCGCTGCCCCGTTGCCTATCACTCGGGAGACGGCTGCATCGCTGCAGGAAGCTTGTTTGTGTCATCCCACATCCTCATCTGTAGTAACCATTCCAAAAGGACTCACTCCTCATCTGCTGTAAATGTAGGCTTTTGTTTCGTTTGTGCAAGAG GGCTGGTAGTGCAGGACCATTCAGACCCCCTGTTCAGTTCCTATGCCTATAAGTCCCACTACCTACTGAATGAGTCAAATCGTGCTGAGTTGATGAAATTACCTATGATTCCTCCTCCTTCGTCAGCTTCCaaaaagaaatgtgagaaaG GTGGCAAACTGTTGTGCTGTGAGTCCTGCCCAGCTTCCTTCCACCCCGAGTGTCTCAGCATAGAAATGCCTGAGGGATGCTGGAATTGCAATGACTGTAAAGCTGGCAAGAAGCTGCGGTACAAGCAGATCGTTTGGGTCAAGCTTGGGAATTACAG GTGGTGGCCAGCAGAGATCTGCAATCCCAGGTCTGTGCCTCTCAACATACAGGGCCTCAAACATGATATCGGGGACTTCccagtatttttctttggttCACATGACTACTATTGGGTACACCAGGGCAGAGTTTTCCCTTATGTTGAAGGAGATAAAAGCTTTGCTGAGGGGCAAACTAGTATTAACAAGACCTTCAAGAAAG CACttgaagaagcagcaaagcGTTTCCAGGAACTGAAAGcacaaagagaaagcaaagaggCATTGGAAATTGAAAGGAATTCAAGGAAACCTCCACCCTATAAACACATTAAA TCCAACAAGGTTATCGGGAAGGTTCAGATCCAGGTGGCCGACCTGTCCGAGATTCCCCGGTGTAACTGCAAGCCGTCGGACGAGAACCCGTGCGGGCTGGAGTCGGAGTGCCTCAACAGGATGCTGCAGTACGAGTGCCacccccaggtgtgcccagccGGGGAGCGCTGCCAGAACCAATGCTTCACCAAGAGGCTCTACCCCGACGCCGAGATCATCAAAACGGAGCGCCGCGGGTGGGGCCTCAGGACCAAAAGGAGCATTAAAAAG GGTGAATTTGTGAATGAATATGTTGGGGAGCTGATTGACGAGGAGGAGTGCCGGCTGCGGATCAAACGTGCTCACGAGAACAGTGTCACCAATTTTTATATGCTAACTGTAACCAAG GACCGAATAATAGATGCTGGCCCAAAGGGGAACTACTCTCGTTTTATGAACCATAGTTGTAATCCAAACTGTGAAACACAGAAGTGGACAGTGAATGGTGACATTAGAGTTGGACTGTTTGCTCTTTGTGACATTCCTGCAG gAATGGAGTTAACGTTCAATTACAATCTGGATTGCCTGGGCAATGGCAGGACTGAGTGTCACTGCGGAGCAGAAAACTGCAGCGGCTTCCTGGGTGTGCGTCCGAAG ACAGCATTTGCAACAGCAAATGAAGAGAaggtgaaaaatgcaaaattaaagcagaagaaacGGAAAATAAAAACGGAACAGAAGCAGATGCATGAAGATAACTGTTTCCAGTGTGGAGATGGGGGAGAGCTGGTCATGTGTGATAAGAAGGACTGTCCCAAAGCATACCACCTCCTATGCCTTAACCTGACTCAACCACCTTTTG GAAAGTGGGAATGTCCATGGCATCAGTGCGACATCTGTAGCAATCCTGCCGTTTCCTTCTGTGAGTTTTGCCCCCATTCCTTCTGTAAGGATCACGAGAAGGGAGCCCTGGTGCCGTCGGCGCTGGAcagccacctctgctgctcCGCACACGACCCCAAATCTCCCGTGGCACCCGAGTACTGGAGCAAGATCAAGTGCAAATTGGAAGCACAGAATGCTGTGGAAGAGGCAAAGGAGTGA
- the NSD3 gene encoding histone-lysine N-methyltransferase NSD3 isoform X2 — protein sequence MDFSFSFMQGIMGNTIQQPPQLIDSANIRQEEAFDGSSDIAEDGGRTPYEAALQQGFQYPTPTAEELPPLTNGYPPAISMYEPQAKYQTYAQYPNGSANGFGTVRNFSPPEYYQMENSNARPHEVLEKPSPPQPPPPPPPSAPQVGIPKKTGSPEIKLKITKTIQNGRELFESSLCGDLLNEVQAREYAKAKHEGRKEKRKKSSKHDSSRSEERKSHKIPKLEPEEQNVQQLLPSLPTQVTHDVKFQVGDLVWSKVGTYPWWPCMVSCDPQLDVHTKINTRGAREYHVQFFSNQPERAWVHEKRVREYQGHKQYEQLLAEAAKQASNHSEKQKIRKPRPQRERAQWDIGIAHAEKALKMSREERIEQYTFIYVDQEPEEALAKAKKTAASKSEAKKNRRPKPVPNAQPEHASVAAGSSPSSAEARRQGQRRQSSVEEEEAPPVKIAWKTAAARKSLPASITMHNLDLQKCNMSPVVKIEQVFALQNAAGDGKLIDQFVYSTKGVGNKTEISIKGQEKLNSSSAQRSEKAVVQNVSSPETTSGAAGSVEKKQQRRSIRTRSESEKSTEVVPKKKIKKEQVETVPLAAVKTGLQKGASEISDSCKPLKKRSRASTDMELTSSAYRDTSDSDSRGLNDLQGSFGKRSDSPSATADADASDVQSVDSSLSRRGTGTSKKDTVCQICESTGESLLACEGECCSVFHLECLGLKAMPEEKFICTECKNGEHTCFSCKLPGKDVKRCSVSTCGKFYHEACVRKFATALFESRGFRCPQHCCTACSMDKDMHKASKGRMARCLRCPVAYHSGDGCIAAGSLFVSSHILICSNHSKRTHSSSAVNVGFCFVCARGLVVQDHSDPLFSSYAYKSHYLLNESNRAELMKLPMIPPPSSASKKKCEKGGKLLCCESCPASFHPECLSIEMPEGCWNCNDCKAGKKLRYKQIVWVKLGNYRWWPAEICNPRSVPLNIQGLKHDIGDFPVFFFGSHDYYWVHQGRVFPYVEGDKSFAEGQTSINKTFKKALEEAAKRFQELKAQRESKEALEIERNSRKPPPYKHIKSNKVIGKVQIQVADLSEIPRCNCKPSDENPCGLESECLNRMLQYECHPQVCPAGERCQNQCFTKRLYPDAEIIKTERRGWGLRTKRSIKKGEFVNEYVGELIDEEECRLRIKRAHENSVTNFYMLTVTKDRIIDAGPKGNYSRFMNHSCNPNCETQKWTVNGDIRVGLFALCDIPAGMELTFNYNLDCLGNGRTECHCGAENCSGFLGVRPKTAFATANEEKVKNAKLKQKKRKIKTEQKQMHEDNCFQCGDGGELVMCDKKDCPKAYHLLCLNLTQPPFGKWECPWHQCDICSNPAVSFCEFCPHSFCKDHEKGALVPSALDSHLCCSAHDPKSPVAPEYWSKIKCKLEAQNAVEEAKE from the exons atggatttctctttctctttcatgcAAGGGATCATGGGAAACACAATTCAGCAACCACCTCAACTCATTGACTCCGCCAACATCCGCCAAGAGGAGGCCTTTGATGGCAGCAGTGACATTGCTGAGGATGGGGGCCGGACGCCGTACGAGGCCGCGCTGCAGCAAGGCTTCCAGTACCCCACGCCCACGGCAGAGGAGCTGCCCCCCCTCACCAACGGGTATCCCCCGGCCATCAGCATGTACGAACCCCAAGCCAAATACCAGACGTACGCTCAGTATCCCAATGGATCGGCCAATGGCTTTGGAACAGTCAGGAACTTCAGTCCCCCGGAGTATTACCAAATGGAGAACTCTAACGCGAGGCCGCATGAAGTTCTGGAAAAaccttcccctccccagccgCCACCTCCACCACCACCTTCAGCTCCACAAGTGGGGATTCCAAAGAAGACTGGCTCACCAGAGATCAAACTCAAAATAACCAAAACTATCCAGAACGGCAGGGAATTGTTTGAGTCCTCTCTGTGTGGGGACCTGTTGAATGAAGTCCAAGCGAGGGAGTACGCTAAGGCAAAACAtgaagggaggaaagagaaaaggaaaaaaagtagcaaGCATGACTCTTCCCGATCGGAAGAGCGCAAGTCGCACAAAATTCCAAAATTAGAACCAGAGGAGCAAAAT GTCCAGCAGCTCTTGCCATCCCTTCCAACGCAGGTCACCCACGACGTCAAGTTCCAGGTTGGGGATCTCGTTTGGTCCAAGGTGGGGACGTACCCGTGGTGGCCTTGCATGGTGTCGTGTGATCCACAGCTTGACGTGCATACCAAAATTAATACAAGAG GTGCCCGGGAATACCACGTCCAGTTCTTCAGCAACCAGCCGGAGCGGGCCTGGGTGCACGAGAAGCGCGTTCGGGAGTACCAAGGGCACAAACAATATGAGCAGTTACTGGCTGAGGCAGCCAAGCAAGCCAGCAACCACTCCGAAAAACAGAAG ATTCGCAAGCCCCGGCCGCAGAGGGAGCGAGCCCAGTGGGACATTGGCATTGCCCACGCCGAGAAGGCGCTGAAAATGAGCCGGGAAGAGAGGATAGAACAGTACACCTTCATTTACGTAGACCAAGAGCCAGAGGAGGCTTTGGCCAAAGCCAAAAAGACTGCTGCTTCCAAATCGGAGGCCAAGAAGAACCGCCGGCCGAAGCCGGTGCCGAACGCGCAGCCGGAACACGCCAGCGTGGCGGCAGGGTCGTCACCTTCCAGCGCTGAGGCGCGGAGGCAGGGCCAGCGGAGGCAGTCCAgcgtggaggaggaggaggcaccGCCCGTGAAAATCGCATGGAAAACAGCTGCAGCTAGGAAGTCCCTACCAGCTTCGATAACCATGCACAACTTGGATCTGCAAAAGTGTAACATGTCTCCAGTTGTTAAAATTGAACAGGTTTTTGCCCTTCAGAATGCTGCTGGGGATGGAAAACTCATCGATCAGTTTGTTTATTCCACCAAG ggaGTTggtaacaaaacagaaataagcaTCAAAGGACAAGAGAAACTTAATTCTTCATCAGCTCAGAGAAGTGAAAAAGCAGTGGTGCAAAACGTGTCCTCTCCTGAGACAACTTCTGGGGCAGCAG gtTCTGTAGAAAAGAAGCAACAGAGAAGATCGATTCGAACCCGCTCCGAGTCTGAGAAATCCACCGAAGTTGTGCCAAAGAAGAAGATCAAAAAGGAGCAG gTTGAAACGGTTCCACTGGCAGCAGTGAAGACGGGGTTGCAGAAAG GTGCCAGTGAGATTTCAGACTCCTGTAAACCCTTAAAGAAGAGAAGTCGTGCCTCCACGGACATGGAACTGACCAGCTCAGCCTACAGGGACACGTCTGACTCTGATTCCAGAGGACTCAATGATTTACAG gGCAGTTTTGGGAAGCGTTCAGACAGCCCCTCAGCCACTGCCGACGCCGATGCCTCGGATGTGCAGTCGGTGgactccagcctgtccaggagAGGAACTGGAACAAGTAAAAAAGACACTGTTTGTCAG ATCTGCGAGAGCACTGGCGAGTCGCTGCTGGCCTGCGAGGGCGAGTGCTGCAGCGTGTTCCACTTGGAGTGTCTCGGCCTGAAGGCCATGCCTGAGGAAAAGTTCATCTGCACCGAGTGTAAGAATG GAGAGCACACGTGCTTTTCCTGCAAGCTCCCTGGCAAAGATGTGAAGCGCTGCTCCGTCAGCACCTGCGGGAAGTTCTACCACGAGGCCTGTGTGCGCAAGTTTGCCACGGCCCTGTTCGAGTCCCGGGGCTTCCGCTGCCCgcagcactgctgcactgcCTGCTCCATGGACAAGGACATGCATAAAGCCAGCAAAG GTCGCATGGCGAGATGTCTGCGCTGCCCCGTTGCCTATCACTCGGGAGACGGCTGCATCGCTGCAGGAAGCTTGTTTGTGTCATCCCACATCCTCATCTGTAGTAACCATTCCAAAAGGACTCACTCCTCATCTGCTGTAAATGTAGGCTTTTGTTTCGTTTGTGCAAGAG GGCTGGTAGTGCAGGACCATTCAGACCCCCTGTTCAGTTCCTATGCCTATAAGTCCCACTACCTACTGAATGAGTCAAATCGTGCTGAGTTGATGAAATTACCTATGATTCCTCCTCCTTCGTCAGCTTCCaaaaagaaatgtgagaaaG GTGGCAAACTGTTGTGCTGTGAGTCCTGCCCAGCTTCCTTCCACCCCGAGTGTCTCAGCATAGAAATGCCTGAGGGATGCTGGAATTGCAATGACTGTAAAGCTGGCAAGAAGCTGCGGTACAAGCAGATCGTTTGGGTCAAGCTTGGGAATTACAG GTGGTGGCCAGCAGAGATCTGCAATCCCAGGTCTGTGCCTCTCAACATACAGGGCCTCAAACATGATATCGGGGACTTCccagtatttttctttggttCACATGACTACTATTGGGTACACCAGGGCAGAGTTTTCCCTTATGTTGAAGGAGATAAAAGCTTTGCTGAGGGGCAAACTAGTATTAACAAGACCTTCAAGAAAG CACttgaagaagcagcaaagcGTTTCCAGGAACTGAAAGcacaaagagaaagcaaagaggCATTGGAAATTGAAAGGAATTCAAGGAAACCTCCACCCTATAAACACATTAAA TCCAACAAGGTTATCGGGAAGGTTCAGATCCAGGTGGCCGACCTGTCCGAGATTCCCCGGTGTAACTGCAAGCCGTCGGACGAGAACCCGTGCGGGCTGGAGTCGGAGTGCCTCAACAGGATGCTGCAGTACGAGTGCCacccccaggtgtgcccagccGGGGAGCGCTGCCAGAACCAATGCTTCACCAAGAGGCTCTACCCCGACGCCGAGATCATCAAAACGGAGCGCCGCGGGTGGGGCCTCAGGACCAAAAGGAGCATTAAAAAG GGTGAATTTGTGAATGAATATGTTGGGGAGCTGATTGACGAGGAGGAGTGCCGGCTGCGGATCAAACGTGCTCACGAGAACAGTGTCACCAATTTTTATATGCTAACTGTAACCAAG GACCGAATAATAGATGCTGGCCCAAAGGGGAACTACTCTCGTTTTATGAACCATAGTTGTAATCCAAACTGTGAAACACAGAAGTGGACAGTGAATGGTGACATTAGAGTTGGACTGTTTGCTCTTTGTGACATTCCTGCAG gAATGGAGTTAACGTTCAATTACAATCTGGATTGCCTGGGCAATGGCAGGACTGAGTGTCACTGCGGAGCAGAAAACTGCAGCGGCTTCCTGGGTGTGCGTCCGAAG ACAGCATTTGCAACAGCAAATGAAGAGAaggtgaaaaatgcaaaattaaagcagaagaaacGGAAAATAAAAACGGAACAGAAGCAGATGCATGAAGATAACTGTTTCCAGTGTGGAGATGGGGGAGAGCTGGTCATGTGTGATAAGAAGGACTGTCCCAAAGCATACCACCTCCTATGCCTTAACCTGACTCAACCACCTTTTG GAAAGTGGGAATGTCCATGGCATCAGTGCGACATCTGTAGCAATCCTGCCGTTTCCTTCTGTGAGTTTTGCCCCCATTCCTTCTGTAAGGATCACGAGAAGGGAGCCCTGGTGCCGTCGGCGCTGGAcagccacctctgctgctcCGCACACGACCCCAAATCTCCCGTGGCACCCGAGTACTGGAGCAAGATCAAGTGCAAATTGGAAGCACAGAATGCTGTGGAAGAGGCAAAGGAGTGA